GCGAGCGTGTACTCGCCGCCATCAAGGAGCTGAGTTACCGCCCGGACCGGGTCGCCCAGGCCATGGCGTCCCGGCGGACGGACCTCATAGGCCTGATCGTGCCGGACGCGCGCCAGCCCTTCTTCGGGGAGATGGCGCACGCGGTCGAACAGGCCGCGTCCGAGCGCGGCAAAATGGTGCTCGTCGGCAACTCCGACTACGTCGGCGAGCGCGAGGTCCACTATCTGCGGGCCTTCCTCGGTATGCGGGTCTCGGGGCTCATCCTCGTCAGCCACGCGCTGAACGACCTGGCCGCCGCCGAGATAGAGGCGTGGGACGCCCGCGTGGTGCTGCTGCACGAGCGGCCCGAGGCGATCGACGACGTCGCGGTCGTCACGGACGACGTGGGCGGGGCGCATCTCGCCACCCAGCACCTCCTTGAGCACGGGTACGCGTACGTGGCCTGTCTCGGCGGTGTCGCGGAGACCCCCACGGTCGGCGACCCGGTCTCCGACCACGTCGAGGGGTGGCGTCGGGCGATGCACGAGGCGGGCCGCTCGACCGAGGGCCGCCTCTTCGAGGCGCTCTACAACCGGTACGACGCGTACCAGGTGGGGCTCCGGCTGCTGGCCGGGCCGGACCGGCCGCCGGCGATCTTCTGTTCCACGGACGACCAGGCGATCGGGGTGCTGCGGGCGGCCCGGGAGCTGCGGATCGATGTGCCGGGGGAGCTGGCCGTCGCCGGGTTCGACGACATCAAGGAAGCGGGGTTGACCGATCCGCCGCTGACCACGGTCGCGAGTGATCGGTCCGCGATGGCCCGGGCGGCCGTCGACCTGGTGCTCGACGACGGGCTGCGGGTCGCGGGTGCGCGGCGGGAGCGGCTGAAGCTGTTCCCGTCCTCGTTGGTGGTGCGGCGCAGCTGCGGGTGTTAGGGCGGTGGGCCGCGGTGTGAGGCGCGGCTGAGCGCCCACGTGGACGAGGGCACCCCTGCGTTTCCGCGGTATCCCCGGGCTCCGGCGTCTTTATATCGGGCATACGAGGTTCTGTCGGGCTTCTCAGGGAGCACTCAGGGAGCTCTCATGGTCGGGCGACAGAGTCTTACTCATGACCGAGAGCTTCCGCCGCAGCGGCGAGTACCCCCAGGGCGACCAGCAGCAGTCCGCGTACTCAGGACAGCCGTACGAGCAGTCGCACGAGCAGCCTTCCGCCTCCTCCACCCACCCCACGACCTCCTACCCGGCCGCCCACCCCGCTTCCTCCACGGCCTCCTCCGTGAATCCGGAGTGGCCGGCCCCGCCCGCGCACCAGCCGGCTCCGGCCGCGGACGCGGGTGCGCGGGGCGGGGCCCCCACCGCGCTCCTCACGGAACCGGTGCCCGCCTCCCCCGCCGTGCCCCGCAAGCGCGCCAAGGGTCCGCTGGCCCTGCTCGCCGCCGTGGCGATAGCCGCCGCGGCCGTGGGCGGAGGTACCGCGTACGCCTTCCAGGAGCTGACCGGCAGCGACACCGCGGCCGGCAGCGCGACCAGCACCAGCGTCGTGGCCACGAGCAAGAAGGGCACGGTCGCCGGGGTCGCCGAGGCCGTCAGCCCGAGCATCGTCGAGATCAGCGCGACCTCGAACGCGGGCTCCTCCACCGGTTCCGGCGTGGTCATCACGACCGGCGGCGAGATCATCACCAACAACCACGTGATCTCGGGCGCCTCCCAGATCAAGGTGCAGCTGAGCAACGGCAAGTCGTACACCGCGAGCGTCGTCGGCACCGACAGCAAGAAGGACCTCGCGCTGATCAAGCTGGAGAACGCGCCGTCGGGCCTCACCCCCGCGACGCTCGGCAACTCCGACGCCGTCAAGGTCGGTGACGAGGTCGTGGCGATCGGCTCCCCCGAGGGCCTGACCGGCACCGTCACCAGCGGGATCGTCTCCGCACTCGACCGGGACGTCACCGTCTCCACGGACGAGAGCCAAGGCCAGCAGCAACAGCAGCCCGGCGGAGGCGGCGGCAGCGGTCAGTGGCCGTTCGAGTTCGGCGGCCAGGAGTTCAACGGCGACACCGGCTCGTCCAAGACGACGTACAAGGCGCTGCAGACCGACGCGTCCCTCAACCCGGGCAACTCCGGCGGCGCGCTGATCGACATGAACGGCAACATCATCGGCATCAACTCCGCGATGTACTCGGCCGCCACGGACTCCTCGTCCTCGTCGAGCGCCGGCAGCGTCGGCCTGGGCTTCGCCATCCCCGTCAACACCGTCAAGGCCGACCTGGCCTCGCTGCGGTCCGGCGGCTCCGACAGCTGACCCAGGGCCACCCCCGACCGACCCGCCCCCGACCCCGGAGGTCGTCATGCAGACCGAGCAGACCAAGCAGGGCACGCAGGTGACGCAGATTCCGCAGATCCCGCAGATCCCGCAGATCAGGACCGTGTCCCACACCCTCGTCGGCGGCGATCCGGCCGGACTCGCCCTGGCCCTCGCGGTGGCCCGCGAGCTGCACGCGCCGGCGCCGCGCGCACCCGAGATGGCCACCGCGCGGGCCCCGCGCGGCACCGCGCGCCGCAGCGGCGCCACGGCCCGCACCCGCCGCACCGTACGGGGCTGACCCCCCGCCCTCCCGGCGGGCTCCGGCTCTACGAGAACAGCCCTGAAACGTGCGAGGCTGAAAGCGCCCCGAGCACGTCCCACCGCACCCGAGGAACTGACCGCGATGAGCCCCGCCGAAGGCGACCGTGAACCCCAGCGCATCCTGATCGTCGACGACGAGCCGGCCGTGCGAGAAGCACTCCAGCGCAGTCTCGCCTTCGAGGGGTACGACACGCAGGTGGCCGTCGACGGCGCGGACGCGCTGGAGAAGTCCATCGCCTACCAGCCGGACCTGGTCGTCCTCGACATCCAGATGCCGCGGATGGACGGCCTGACCGCCGCCCGCCGGATGCGCGGCGCGGGCACGACGACGCCGATCCTGATGCTCACCGCCCGCGACACGGTCGGCGACCGGGTCACCGGACTCGACGCGGGCGCCGACGACTACCTGGTGAAGCCGTTCGAACTGGACGAGCTGTTCGCGCGGGTACGGGCGCTGCTGCGGCGCAGTTCGTACGCCGCAGCCGCGGTCGGCGCCCCGGTGGACGACGCGCTCACCTTCGGCGACCTGCGCATGGACCTCGCGACCCGTGAGGTCACGCGGGCCGGGCGGCCCGTCGAGCTGACGCGCACGGAGTTCACCCTGCTGGAGATGTTCCTGGCCCACCCGCGCCAGGTCCTCACGCGGGAGCAGATCCTGAAGGCGGTATGGGGCTTCGACTTCGAGCCGTCGTCCAACTCGCTGGACGTGTACGTGATGTACCTCCGCCGCAAGACGGAGGCGGGCGGCGAGCCGCGCCTCGTGCACACGGTGCGGGGTGTGGGGTACGTGCTGCGGTCGGGCGGGGCGGAGTGAAAGGGTTCGTACGGCTGGTACGGACCCTGCCGCTCCGGTCGCGGTTGTCGCTCCTCACCGCGGCGGCGGTCGCGTTCGCCGTGGCAGCGGTCTCCGTGACGTGCTGGTTCATCGTCCGGGACCAGCTCTACAACCAGGTCGACGAGCAGCTGGAGAGCGCGCAGGTCTCGCCGCCACTGCTTCAGAGCATGCTGCGCAACTGTCAGCTCGCCGAACCCCAGGATCTCCAGCAGCCACCGAGTTCCCCCATCGTCACGATCTTCTACTCGGACGGCTCCACCTGCACGAATCCGATCAACCCGACCGTGCCGGTACAGTCAGCCGACCTGGAGGTGGCCAAGGGCACGGCCCATAGCGCCACGCACTCGGCCACGGCCGACAACGGCGCCGAGATGCGCGTCTACAGCCAGCAGGTCCTCGACGGCAAGACCGGACAGGTACAGAACGGCATCGCGGTCTCCATCGCCAAGCCCTTGAAGGACGTCACTGCACCCCTGTCCTCACTGGCCTGGATCCTGCTCATCGTGTCCGGCATCGGAGTGGTGGTCGCCGGAGCGGCCGGTCTCTGGGTCGCCCGGGCGGGTCTGCGTCCCGTGGACAAACTCACCGAAGCCGTCGAGAACGTGGCCCGCACCGAGGACTTGACCATCCGCATCCCCGTCGGGGACGACAGCGAGGACGAGATCGCCCGCCTCTCGCGTTCCTTCAACTCGATGACCGCCTCCCTCGCCAGCTCCCGTGAGCTGCAGCAGCAGTTGATCGCCGATGCCGGTCACGAACTGCGCACCCCCCTCACCTCCCTCCGTACGAACATCGAGCTGCTCACCCGCAGTGAGGAGACGGGCCGGCCCATCCCGCCGGCGGACCGCAAGGCGCTGCTCGCCTCGGTGAAGGCGCAGATGACCGAACTGGCCGCGCTCATCGGCGACCTGCAGACGCTGTCGCGGTCGGACGCGGGCACGCCGGCCGACCGCGTCCAGGTGGTGGCGCTGCAGGACACCGTGGAGTCGGCCCTGCGCCGGGCCCGGCTGCGCGGCCCGGAGCTGACGATCACGGCGGACGTGCACCCGTGGTTCGTCCGGGCGGAGCCCACCGCGCTGGAACGGGCGATCGTGAACATCCTCGACAACGCGGTGAAGTTCAGCCCCGAGGGCGGCGCGATCGACGTCGCGCTCAGAGGCGGCGAACTGACCGTACGGGATTACGGTCCCGGCGTGGCCGCCGACGAACTCCCGCACGTCTTCGACCGCTTCTGGCGTTCCCCGAGCGCCCGCGCGCTCCCCGGCTCGGGCCTGGGCCTGTCCATCGTGGCGCGTACGGTCCAGGAGTCGGGCGGCGACGTGGCGCTGGGCCCGGCCCCGGGCGGCGGCACGGTCGCGACGATCCGCCTGCCCGGCGCCCCGACCCCGCCGCCCGCCCTGGACGGGGGCTGACCGGGTCTCATCTCGATGTACGTCACATCGAGATGCCCGAACACCTCAAGCGCCGACCTCCCGCACGAACAGGCCCCACGATTCCACGCCGAACAGCAGCACCGGGCCTTGCGGGGCCTTGCTGTCCCGGACGGGTACGAGGCCGGGGTAGCCGTCGGCCACCTCGACGCAGTTCGTGTCTCCCCCGTCGCTGTACGACGACTTGCGCCAGACAGCGCCGTTCAAGTCGGGGGTTGGGTTCATCATCTGCACTCCTCCAGCAGGCGCTTGATGAACGCCGTCGACTCCACCGGAGTCAGCGCCGCGTCCCTGACCAGATCGTAGGACAAGCGGAAGGCAAGGACTTTGTCCGGATCGTCGATCAGTTCACCGATCCTGTTGCCTTCCACGTAGGCAACAGGCTCCCCGACCCTCTGCCACATCAGCGTCAGGTGGCTGTCCATGAGGTCGTGCACGCCTGCCGTGAAAGGCAGCACCTGAAGCGCGACTGACGGCAGCTCTCCCACCTCGACCAAGCGGGACAGCTGGTCCGCCCACACCCGCACCCCGGAAACGGGTCGTCGCAGCGCTCCCTCGTCCAAAATGACCCGGACACACGGCGCCGGATCGCGGTACAGCAATTCCTGCCGTCCCATGCGCGCGGCGACCTGCTCCTCAATGTCCTCGCCGTTGCCAGCCGTTGTCTGGGCGCCGGACAACCCTGACAACACCGCCCGGGCATAGCCCTCGGTCTGCAACAGGCCGGGCACCGCGAGCTGGAACTTCCACATCACGCTCGCCGTCGCCTCCAGCTCCATGAACGCCTTGTACTTGTCCTTGATGACGTCCTTGCGCGCGTCCCGCCAGAGGCGAACCAGCAGGTCACCGGAGTCGTAATAGCGGTCCAGGTCCTCCATGACGGTCACCTTGGACAGCCGTTTGCCCGCTTCCAGGCGGCTCAGGTAGCTCTTGTCGTACGCCGTCTCCTGGGCCAGTTGCCCCAATGACTTACCCGCCTTCTGACGCAGGTGCCGAAGGGTCCGGCCCAGGCCCGCGAGCCCCGACTCCCCCTCCGCGTCAACGCGTTCGTCCACGTCACCCCTCGCCGTTGTCCGGGCGCCCAGGCAACGGGCGCCCCCTTCCGCAGCGTACGGGCGTGCCGTGACGATGTGGACACGAACGGTGATCGCCGCTCGTCACAGCCCCCTCTGTCACGAGGAGTTCAGCCATGAGTGGACCCGGTACGAAACTCTGCGCGGCGCTGTTGCGCGTCCTGCTGCCCGCCCGGGGACGGCACCGGGCGGCGCCCGTGCGGCGCGGGTGCCGCTGCCGGCTCGTCGCGGCGCACGCGTGAACGGGCCGTTGCGGCTGCTGCCGTGGACGACACCGGACGGCAGGCCCTGCTACCTGAGTACCGACAGCGCGGACAGCAGGCTGTCCCGGCTCGCCGACGATCTGGAGGCGGACCAGCTGGACTCGGGCGAACAGGTCCTCGCCGGTGCCAGGGCCGTTCTCGCCGACGACAAGGCGGGCGAACCCGCCGTGCGCTTCGCGCTCACGCGCGCGGTGGAGTCTCTGGGAGAGGTGCTGCGCGTCGCGGCCAGTCGAGGCGCGCGCGTCCCCGCCGCGCGGGGTGTCACTCGTCGAGGGACTCGGGGGGCAGCCGGCCCGTGAGCAGGGCGCGGGCGAGGGTGGTGAGCGGGATGGTGTGGCCGAGGGCGTAGGAGCGGAGTCTGAGGAGGGCCTGGGCCGGGGGTATGCCGAGCCGGTCCGAGAGATATCCGGTGGCCTGGTGGATCTCGGCGCGCCGCAGCACCAGGTCGGACCGCGGTCCCGTCTCGTCGGCCGGGGCGGCGTCCGCCGTGTCCAGCAGCAGGGCGACCAGGGTCCGGGACAGGCGCCGCAGGTCCCGCCACTGCGTGTCGGTCAGGGCGCCGGGGGCGGTGCGGTACCCCGTCAGTACGCCGACCGTGGCGACACCGAGCAGGAGGGGTACGGCGACGACGGCACGGACGGCGGTGTTCACGGCCTCGGGCAGGAAGGCGGGCCAGCGCGCGGGATCGGTGGCGGCCAGGTCGGGCTCGGCCAGCGGACGGCTCCGGGGGGCGGCCTCCAGGGTGGGGCCGTCGCCGAGGGCGAACTGCAGTTCCTCCAGCTCGGCACCCAGCCCTCCGGACGGTTCGTCCCATACGAGTTCCGGTAACCCGCTGTGGGTGACCGCGCTCAGCGCGAGGAAGTCCAGGCCGAGCAGCCGGGCCAGGCCCGCGGGCAGGCCCCGTAACCCGAGCCCGGTCCGGGCGGCGCGGGCCGCGCAGGACAGGAGCGAGGTCGGTCCGTCAGCGGGGCACGGCGTACCGTCCCTTGCGTGGTCCTCCGCGTGGTCCTCGTCACCGCTCGGCACGGGCTTGCAGTTCCGGCGGGATGGAGCCGTTCGCGACCCGGGTGGCGACGTCGCCGAGTTTCTCCCGCTGGGAGCGGGCGTAGCCGCGCAGCCGGTTGAAGGCCTCGTGCACGTCGACCCCCAGCTTCGCCGCGAGCACGCCCTTGGCCTGTTCGATCACGATGCGGGTGTTCAGGGCCGTCTGCAGCTGTTCGATGAGCTCGTCCTTGGTGCGCTGCAACTGCCGTTGAACCAGCCAGGCCCCGGCGGCGTCGGCCAGGATCTGCGCCAGCCGCATGTCCCGCGCGTCCAGCGCGCCGGAGTCGGCGCCCATCAGGTTGACGGCGCCGAGGGTGTTCGTCCCGGCGCGCAGCGGTACGGAGGCGACCCAGGTGATGCCCTCGCGCAGCGCCCGGGGGGCGAACCGGGGCCAGCGCAGGGCACCGACGCTGCCGGGACCGAGCATGACCGGCGCGAGTGCGGCACCGGCACGGGTGCTGTCGACGCAGGGGCCCTCGTCGAGGTCGCGCTGCTCCTCCTCCAGGCTCCTGCACATCTCGTCGGAGGCGGTGAGGTAGTCCACCCGTCCCGCCTCGTCGAGGATGGTCGTGCCGGCGCCGCGCAGCCCGCAGAGGGTGACCAGGTGCGTGGTGAGGTCGTGCAGGAGACCCAGCACGTCGCTCTGTTCCGTACGAGCGGCCATATCGAGGACGGCCTCGGCGACCCGCACCTCACGTTCCGTGGTGTGCATCGAGAACCCTCCAGTTTTCGAACCGATCGGGGAGCGTCGCCGCGCCGCCGTGGGCACCGCCGACGCTGTGGGCACTGCCGTCACTGCCGGCCGCGTCACGTCCAGCCAACTCCCGGGCCGGGTCGCCGCGACATGCGGGGAACGCAGCGGTCGGCATCGGGCGTGCGGAAAACGCGGAGCCGGGCGGCGGCGGCCGGTCCGGTGGGCTCCCGCGCGGGCTCCGTCTCTTCCGGTGTGCCGGACCGGCACGGCACGACACGGCACGGGACGGCACGGCACGGCACGGCACGGCACGGGACGGGACGGCACGGCACGGCACGGCACGGGACGGCACGGGACGGGACGGCACGGGACGGGACGGCACGGCACTGCACGGCACGGGACGGGACGGGACGGGACGGGACGGGACGGCACGGCACTGCACGGGGCACCACGGCACGGACCTAGAACGCTTCAAGTGCCGTGCCGCAGCAGGGCCTCGTGGGCAAGCCGGCCGGACGCCGCGGCGATGTCGGCGAGGCCGAGGCCGGTGTGCGCGTACGCGTGCTTCTGCGGGGCGTAAAGAAAAACGCCCCCGGGGCCGAAACAGTCTTCATCGCCGTCGGGAGAGAACTGCCGGACAATACTGCCCGTCCGTACATTGCCCAGGCAGATCCGGCTCAGGACCTGCGCGTCGTGCCGCATGTCGTAGTCGAATTCCAGATCTTCACTGTCGAAATCCAGCGTCTCAATCACGGTTCCCCTGGTGAATCACAAGGCCCTAGCAGCCACGCGCACCGAAGAGGGCGAAGCCGAAACATCCCCCTCACTCTTCCACCCCGCGCACCCCGAATCCAGCGTTGGCCGTCGAAATAAAAAAGCGCACCGAAAGGAAACGCATATATCCAATGGACCGCGATATTCCGGTTGTCCCCACCCGTAGAGCTCGTAACACGATCATGATCGGCGCTTCTTGAGCCGTCTCCAGCAGATGAGGCTGCAGGCGAGGGAGATGAACGCGTCGTGGAGTTCTGTGCGGCGTTCCCATCGCACGGCGAGCCGCCTGAACTGGTGGAGCAGGGCGAACGTTTGCTCGACGACGTAGCGGAGTTTGCCCAGGCCCTTGATGTTCGGGGCGCCCTTGCGGGAGATGACCGGCAGGATCCGGCGCCTGCGCAGCTCGTCGCGGTTGGGGTTGGAGTCGTAGCCCTTGTCCCCGAGCAGCGAGTCGGGGCGGCGGCGTGGCCGGCCGGGACGGCCGGCGACATGCGGGACGCCGTCGACGAGAGCGAGGGTCTGGGTGACGTCGTTGACGTTGGCCGCGGTGGTGATGACCTTGAGAGGGGTGCCGCGTCCGTCGCAGATCAGATGGTGTTTGCTGCCTGTCTTCCGCCGGTCGACCGGTGACGGACCGGTGTCGGCTCCCCCTTTTTCGCGCGGATGTGAGAGCCGTCCACGCACGCCCTGGACCAGTCGAGTTCGCCGGCCGCGTTGAGTTCCGCGAGCAGGATCCGGTGCAACTGGTCGAAGACACCGGCCTGCTGCCACCGCTCAAGCCTGCGCCAGCAGGTCTGCCCGGAGCCGAACCCCAGCTCCAGGGGCAGCAGTTGCCAGGCTATGTCGTTGTGGAGCACGTACAGGATGCCCTGCAGACACAGCCGATCCGCCACCGGCCGAGGCCCGGGTGACCGCTCCGGCCAGGGCGGCAGCAGCGGTTCGATCAGGGCCCACAAGTCGTCGTCCACGATCCACGGTCGAGTACTCACACCTTCCCGAACGGCCGGATCACCCAACGGTCACGCCCGGCCAGGGCACTTCAACAAGATCGTGTTACGAGCTCGTAGGCGCGGGACAGCGGCGGCCGTCGGCGTCCCACCGGCCCCGGCCGCCTCCTGACCCGGACAGCCGGATCTACGGGCTCGACCGCAGCAGCGGCAGGGTCGTCTCCGTCGGGAGCGGGCGCGCGAGAGCCGCGTACGTCCCTCCGCGCGCGAGCAGTTCCTCGTGCGTGCCCTGCTCCACCAGCCGTCCGCCGTCCACGACGAGGATCCGGTCGGCGTCCGGGGCGAGCGTCAGGTCATGGGTGATCAGCACGGTCGTACGGCCGGACACCAGGCGCCGCAGCGGCTGTACGACCCGGCGCGCGGCGAGCGCGTCGAGGCCGGCGGTCGGTTCGTCGAGTACGAGGACGGGGGCGGCCCGGAGCATCGCGCGGGCGATGGCCACCCGTTGGAGCTGCCCGCCGGACAGCACGGCCGTGCCGGGCGTGATCGGCGTCTCGTATCCGTCGGGCAGGCGGCGGATGAACGCGTGGGCGTCCGCGTCGCGTGCGGCCCGTTCGATCTCCTCGTGCGTGGCGCCCGGCCGCCCGCACGCGATGTTCTCGCGGATCGTGCCGTGCAGGACGAGGGTCTCCTGCGGCAGCAGGGCCACGTTCTCGCGCAGGAACGCGAGGGTGACGTCCGTGAGCGGGACGCCGTCGAGGCGGATCGCGCCCGCCGAGGGGTCGTAGAAACGGGTCAGGAGTTTGGTCAGGGTCGATTTTCCGGCCCCGCTCGCGCCGGCGATCAGCACGAACTCGCCGGGCCGCGCGGTGAACGTCACGTCGTGCAGGCTGTCGTGTGCCGCGCCCGGGTAGCGGAAGGAGGTGTGGTGGAAGGAGATCCGGCCCTGTACGGGCCATTCGTCGGCCGGGGTGGCGGGGTCGATGACGGCCGGTTCGGTGTCCAGGATCTCCTGGAGCCGCCGGGCTCCGGCGGTCGCGGCGGTCAGGGTCAGGCCGAGTTGGCCGAGGTCGCGGATCGGCGGGTAGAGGTAACCGAGGAAGGCGGCGAAGGCGAGCAGCTGGCCCAGGGACATCCGGCCCTGGGCGATCTCCCAGGCGCCGAGCCCGATCACGGTGAGGACGCAGAGCGTCTCGACGACCTCGACGAACTGCTCGTACAGCTCGCTCGCGCGGGCCCCGCGCACACTGGCGCGCAGCCAGGCGCGCGCCTCGCGGTCGAGCCGCTTCTCCTCCGCGCCGCGCCGGTTGTACGCCTGGGTGAGCACGATGTTGCCGAGGGACTCCTCGACGACCGAGGTGATCGCGCCGTCGGCGGTCCGCTCGTCCCTGGCCGCCTTCTGGACGCGGCCGGCGAAGCGGCGGGCCGCGACGAGGAAGAGGGGGGCGAGGAGAAAGGTGACCAGGGCGAGGTCCCAGCGGAGCCAGAGCGCGGCGGCGGAGTAGAAGAGTGCCGAGAACGCGGCGGAGACCGCGCCGACCGCGCCCGAGACCACCAGCTGCTCGATGGCCTCGACGTCACCCGTGAGCCGTTCCACCAGGTCGCCGCGGCGGTACCGCTGGAAGAAGTGCGGGGGCAGGTCCTGGACATGGCGGAAGACGCCCGCGCGCAGCCGCAGTACGAATCTCTCGGCCGTGCGGATCGCGAGGGAGTTGCCGAGATAGCCGACGGCCGCGCCGAGCACGGCCACCGCCAGCCAGGCACCGGCCGGAGTCCAGAAGGCGCTGAGCGAACCGGCCGTGAGCGCGTGGTCGGTGAGTTCCGCGAAGAACAGGATCGAGGCCGTCTCCGCCAGCGCGGCCCCGATCACGGAGCCGATGATCAGCACCAGTCGGCCGCGGTCGCCGCGCGTCAGCGGCCAGAAACGCGCGAATGCCTCCCGTACTTCTCGCATGGCGTTCCATTCCCTTTCCCTGCCCGCGTCCTGCCGGTTCTCCGCCGGGGTGGTCATCCACTTCCCGGGTCCGGGAAATGGCCGAGGCGGGGTCCCCGGATCGAATCCGGGGACCCCGCCTCGTGGCGTCTCCTACTTGTTGCCGACCGGGCGGCGGCGCTGCTGCTTGGCCGCATGCTTCGGCGCGGGCTTCGCGGCCTGCTTCTTGGCCGCCGGAGCGGACTTGCGGGACTTGCGGACCGGGGTGACCTTGTGGAAGCTCATGCGATGTCTCTTTCCTGTGCGGGTGTTTCCTTTGCCGTAAGCCCTGTTCGGCTTCGACACGGAAAACACTACGGGCACACGGAGACGGAAATCGCCAATTCCGCTGAGACCTCGATGAATTGCGACTGAGACGGTTCTCAGACGCATTCGGGAACCAGTTCCCTGTTCACACAGGCTTTATTACGTGGCTTACCCCGGCTTCAGAGCCTGTGTCATACACAGGCTCTTACTGGACGACGGTGATGCGGTTCGCCGCGGGCGGCGCGATCGGGTTCGTCGCGGAGGAGTTGGCCAGCAGGTACTTCTCCAGCGCGGCGAGGTCGTCGTCGCCCACCAGGTCGTCGGTGCCGAGACCCAGCGTGGTGAAGCCGTCGCCGCCGCCCGCCAGGAAGCTGTTCATCGCGACGCGGTAGGTGGCGGCCGGGTCGATCGCGGCACCGTTCAGCTTGACCGAGTCGGCGACGACCCGGTCGGCACCGCTCTTGGTGAGGTCGAGCGTGTAGGTGAGGCCCGACGACACCTGCAGCACCTTCGGCGAAGCCGCGTTCGAACCGCTGACCTGCTCCTTCAGCACCTGCACGAGCTGCGCGCCGGTGAAGCTCTGCAGATTGACGGTGTTGGCGAACGGCTGGACCGTGAAGCCCTCCGCGTACGTCACCACGCCGTCGCCCTCGCTGCCCTTGGCCGCGTAGGTCAGGGGGGCCCGGATACCGCCCGGGTTCATCAGCGCGAGGTCGGTCTCGGGGTCCAGCTCCTTGCCGTACGCGAGCTGCGCGTCGGCGATCAGGTCGCCGATCGGGGACTCGGTGCCGACGTTGGTGATGTCACCGGAGATGTAGCCGATGGGCTTGTTGCCGATCGGCGCCGCGAGGGTGTTCCACTTGGTGATCAGCTCGGTCATGTCCGGGGCCTTGGCCACGTCACGCGTCACCACGTGGTTCGCGGAGGCGACGGCGGTCCGGGCGATGTCGCCGGTGCGGCGGTCGTACGTGAGCGTCGTGTCGGTGTAGAGCCGTCCGAAGGACGCCGCCGAGGTGACCGTGCGGG
This sequence is a window from Streptomyces ortus. Protein-coding genes within it:
- a CDS encoding GAF and ANTAR domain-containing protein, encoding MPSGDEDHAEDHARDGTPCPADGPTSLLSCAARAARTGLGLRGLPAGLARLLGLDFLALSAVTHSGLPELVWDEPSGGLGAELEELQFALGDGPTLEAAPRSRPLAEPDLAATDPARWPAFLPEAVNTAVRAVVAVPLLLGVATVGVLTGYRTAPGALTDTQWRDLRRLSRTLVALLLDTADAAPADETGPRSDLVLRRAEIHQATGYLSDRLGIPPAQALLRLRSYALGHTIPLTTLARALLTGRLPPESLDE
- a CDS encoding S1C family serine protease, coding for MTESFRRSGEYPQGDQQQSAYSGQPYEQSHEQPSASSTHPTTSYPAAHPASSTASSVNPEWPAPPAHQPAPAADAGARGGAPTALLTEPVPASPAVPRKRAKGPLALLAAVAIAAAAVGGGTAYAFQELTGSDTAAGSATSTSVVATSKKGTVAGVAEAVSPSIVEISATSNAGSSTGSGVVITTGGEIITNNHVISGASQIKVQLSNGKSYTASVVGTDSKKDLALIKLENAPSGLTPATLGNSDAVKVGDEVVAIGSPEGLTGTVTSGIVSALDRDVTVSTDESQGQQQQQPGGGGGSGQWPFEFGGQEFNGDTGSSKTTYKALQTDASLNPGNSGGALIDMNGNIIGINSAMYSAATDSSSSSSAGSVGLGFAIPVNTVKADLASLRSGGSDS
- a CDS encoding sensor histidine kinase; its protein translation is MKGFVRLVRTLPLRSRLSLLTAAAVAFAVAAVSVTCWFIVRDQLYNQVDEQLESAQVSPPLLQSMLRNCQLAEPQDLQQPPSSPIVTIFYSDGSTCTNPINPTVPVQSADLEVAKGTAHSATHSATADNGAEMRVYSQQVLDGKTGQVQNGIAVSIAKPLKDVTAPLSSLAWILLIVSGIGVVVAGAAGLWVARAGLRPVDKLTEAVENVARTEDLTIRIPVGDDSEDEIARLSRSFNSMTASLASSRELQQQLIADAGHELRTPLTSLRTNIELLTRSEETGRPIPPADRKALLASVKAQMTELAALIGDLQTLSRSDAGTPADRVQVVALQDTVESALRRARLRGPELTITADVHPWFVRAEPTALERAIVNILDNAVKFSPEGGAIDVALRGGELTVRDYGPGVAADELPHVFDRFWRSPSARALPGSGLGLSIVARTVQESGGDVALGPAPGGGTVATIRLPGAPTPPPALDGG
- a CDS encoding DUF397 domain-containing protein, with amino-acid sequence MNPTPDLNGAVWRKSSYSDGGDTNCVEVADGYPGLVPVRDSKAPQGPVLLFGVESWGLFVREVGA
- a CDS encoding response regulator transcription factor, whose product is MSPAEGDREPQRILIVDDEPAVREALQRSLAFEGYDTQVAVDGADALEKSIAYQPDLVVLDIQMPRMDGLTAARRMRGAGTTTPILMLTARDTVGDRVTGLDAGADDYLVKPFELDELFARVRALLRRSSYAAAAVGAPVDDALTFGDLRMDLATREVTRAGRPVELTRTEFTLLEMFLAHPRQVLTREQILKAVWGFDFEPSSNSLDVYVMYLRRKTEAGGEPRLVHTVRGVGYVLRSGGAE
- a CDS encoding GAF and ANTAR domain-containing protein translates to MHTTEREVRVAEAVLDMAARTEQSDVLGLLHDLTTHLVTLCGLRGAGTTILDEAGRVDYLTASDEMCRSLEEEQRDLDEGPCVDSTRAGAALAPVMLGPGSVGALRWPRFAPRALREGITWVASVPLRAGTNTLGAVNLMGADSGALDARDMRLAQILADAAGAWLVQRQLQRTKDELIEQLQTALNTRIVIEQAKGVLAAKLGVDVHEAFNRLRGYARSQREKLGDVATRVANGSIPPELQARAER
- a CDS encoding helix-turn-helix domain-containing protein; this encodes MDERVDAEGESGLAGLGRTLRHLRQKAGKSLGQLAQETAYDKSYLSRLEAGKRLSKVTVMEDLDRYYDSGDLLVRLWRDARKDVIKDKYKAFMELEATASVMWKFQLAVPGLLQTEGYARAVLSGLSGAQTTAGNGEDIEEQVAARMGRQELLYRDPAPCVRVILDEGALRRPVSGVRVWADQLSRLVEVGELPSVALQVLPFTAGVHDLMDSHLTLMWQRVGEPVAYVEGNRIGELIDDPDKVLAFRLSYDLVRDAALTPVESTAFIKRLLEECR
- a CDS encoding IS5 family transposase (programmed frameshift); the encoded protein is MSTRPWIVDDDLWALIEPLLPPWPERSPGPRPVADRLCLQGILYVLHNDIAWQLLPLELGFGSGQTCWRRLERWQQAGVFDQLHRILLAELNAAGELDWSRACVDGSHIRAKGGADTGPSPVDRRKTGSKHHLICDGRGTPLKVITTAANVNDVTQTLALVDGVPHVAGRPGRPRRRPDSLLGDKGYDSNPNRDELRRRRILPVISRKGAPNIKGLGKLRYVVEQTFALLHQFRRLAVRWERRTELHDAFISLACSLICWRRLKKRRS
- a CDS encoding LacI family DNA-binding transcriptional regulator; the encoded protein is MAKVTRDDVARLAGTSTAVVSYVINNGPRPVAPATRERVLAAIKELSYRPDRVAQAMASRRTDLIGLIVPDARQPFFGEMAHAVEQAASERGKMVLVGNSDYVGEREVHYLRAFLGMRVSGLILVSHALNDLAAAEIEAWDARVVLLHERPEAIDDVAVVTDDVGGAHLATQHLLEHGYAYVACLGGVAETPTVGDPVSDHVEGWRRAMHEAGRSTEGRLFEALYNRYDAYQVGLRLLAGPDRPPAIFCSTDDQAIGVLRAARELRIDVPGELAVAGFDDIKEAGLTDPPLTTVASDRSAMARAAVDLVLDDGLRVAGARRERLKLFPSSLVVRRSCGC